One region of Candidatus Peribacteraceae bacterium genomic DNA includes:
- a CDS encoding phosphomannomutase/phosphoglucomutase, whose amino-acid sequence MTSLNPLIFRAYDIRGKAGTDITPEGARLIGQAFGTVLREKYQKDRPDVVIGWDARTHSPEIAEGAIAGLMAAGCHVLVMGSTPSPLNYFTIVRMGLDGGVQITASHNPKEDNGLKLQIRDAEAYSGEDLQDLRERIAGGTFTEGTGSREEIDAATPYLDHLAEVFKGSAEGLSVVVDTGNGVAGPVYAEALKRAGADVEGLYLEPDGTFPHHAADPSKRETLADLQKTVAEKKAAIGLAFDGDGDRIGIVDERGEIRSCDETLLLLAREELRRVPGAAVIFTVSMSSALETEITKWSGKPVMVAVGHSVVEHAMREHKAPLGGEQSGHFFLEELAHGYDDALVAGLQVLKILKASGKPFSALLAAFPKVYLAPERRPHCPDEAKFGVVATVVERFRKDYPVVTLDGARIDFGEGAWANIRASNTSPRLSVCMEARTTEKLKEVEKIVMGEMKKYPEIRW is encoded by the coding sequence ATGACTTCCCTCAACCCCCTCATCTTCCGCGCTTACGACATCCGCGGAAAGGCCGGCACGGACATCACGCCGGAAGGGGCGCGCCTCATCGGCCAAGCGTTCGGCACCGTCCTGCGGGAGAAGTACCAGAAGGACCGTCCGGACGTCGTGATCGGCTGGGACGCGCGGACGCACAGTCCGGAGATCGCGGAAGGGGCCATTGCGGGGCTGATGGCGGCGGGATGCCATGTGCTCGTGATGGGCAGCACCCCCAGCCCCCTCAACTACTTCACCATCGTCCGCATGGGGCTCGATGGCGGCGTCCAGATCACCGCGAGCCACAACCCCAAGGAGGATAACGGCCTCAAGCTGCAAATCCGTGATGCGGAAGCCTACAGCGGGGAAGACCTGCAGGATTTGCGGGAGAGGATCGCGGGGGGGACGTTCACGGAGGGGACGGGATCGCGGGAGGAGATCGACGCCGCAACGCCCTACCTGGACCATCTTGCAGAGGTCTTCAAGGGGAGCGCTGAGGGGCTCTCCGTGGTGGTGGACACCGGCAACGGTGTGGCGGGACCCGTGTACGCGGAAGCCTTGAAGCGGGCGGGCGCCGACGTGGAGGGACTCTACCTGGAACCCGACGGTACGTTCCCCCACCATGCCGCGGACCCCAGCAAGCGCGAGACGCTCGCGGACCTGCAGAAGACGGTGGCGGAGAAGAAGGCGGCGATCGGACTGGCATTCGACGGGGACGGCGACCGCATCGGCATCGTGGACGAGCGGGGCGAGATCCGCAGTTGCGATGAGACGCTGCTCCTGCTGGCGCGGGAGGAACTCCGGCGCGTGCCGGGCGCCGCGGTCATCTTCACGGTGAGCATGTCCTCCGCGCTGGAGACGGAGATCACCAAGTGGAGCGGCAAGCCCGTGATGGTGGCGGTGGGGCATTCCGTGGTGGAGCACGCCATGCGCGAGCACAAGGCCCCCCTGGGCGGCGAGCAATCCGGCCACTTCTTCCTGGAGGAGCTGGCGCACGGCTACGACGACGCGCTGGTCGCGGGCTTGCAGGTGCTCAAGATCCTCAAGGCGTCGGGGAAGCCGTTCTCCGCCCTCCTCGCGGCGTTCCCCAAGGTCTACCTCGCCCCGGAGCGCCGGCCGCATTGCCCGGACGAGGCGAAGTTCGGGGTGGTGGCGACTGTGGTGGAACGGTTCCGCAAGGACTATCCGGTGGTGACGCTGGACGGCGCGCGCATCGACTTCGGCGAGGGCGCATGGGCGAACATCCGCGCCAGCAACACCAGCCCCAGGCTTTCGGTGTGCATGGAAGCGCGAACGACGGAGAAGCTGAAGGAGGTGGAGAAGATTGTCATGGGTGAGATGAAGAAGTATCCGGAGATCAGGTGGTAG
- a CDS encoding asparaginase, which produces MPRAKIAILYVGGSIGMVMNQKTGRIEPMESLGMIHRSIPEMQREVSLHFYSLSNVGSSEVTPDHWVEIAEKIKALYHQFDGFVVIHGTNTMSYTAAALSFALQNLSKPVILTGALLPLNELAGDGRMNLIFAIRAAQLDLAEVCVALGPKVLRGTRAKKVEDSLLQTFDSPRFPALAEFGTGIRLHPWRQVRRKRTLLARPSFDGNVVILTLTPGITDAYLAAAIVAKPGGIVLRAYGPGMLPERLFPWLREVKSAGIPVVIVSQTLRGAIDLHRFRKQLTLEELGVISGKNMSFECATVKLMWALTQARTPLRLRELMERSLVGELDE; this is translated from the coding sequence ATGCCCAGAGCAAAGATCGCCATCCTCTACGTCGGCGGATCCATAGGCATGGTGATGAACCAGAAGACCGGGCGCATCGAGCCCATGGAGTCCCTGGGGATGATCCACCGCTCCATACCGGAGATGCAGCGGGAAGTGTCGCTACACTTCTACTCGCTGAGCAACGTGGGGTCGTCCGAGGTGACACCGGACCACTGGGTGGAGATCGCGGAGAAGATCAAGGCGCTCTACCATCAGTTCGACGGATTCGTGGTCATCCATGGCACCAACACCATGTCCTACACGGCGGCCGCACTCAGCTTCGCGCTCCAGAACCTCAGTAAGCCCGTTATTCTCACGGGCGCGTTGCTGCCCCTCAACGAGCTCGCGGGGGACGGGCGCATGAACCTCATCTTCGCCATCCGCGCGGCGCAGCTGGACCTGGCGGAGGTGTGCGTCGCGCTGGGGCCCAAGGTCCTTCGCGGCACGCGCGCCAAGAAGGTGGAGGATTCGCTCCTGCAGACGTTCGACAGCCCGCGCTTCCCTGCGCTCGCGGAATTCGGCACGGGGATACGCCTCCATCCCTGGCGGCAGGTGCGGCGTAAGCGCACTCTCCTCGCTCGCCCCTCGTTCGACGGCAACGTGGTCATCCTCACCCTCACTCCCGGCATCACCGATGCCTATCTGGCGGCGGCGATCGTCGCCAAACCCGGCGGCATCGTCCTGCGGGCGTACGGTCCGGGCATGCTGCCGGAGAGGCTTTTTCCCTGGCTGCGGGAGGTGAAGAGCGCAGGCATCCCCGTGGTCATTGTCTCGCAGACGTTGCGCGGAGCCATCGACCTTCACCGCTTCCGCAAGCAGCTCACGCTGGAGGAGCTGGGGGTGATCTCCGGCAAGAACATGAGCTTCGAGTGCGCCACGGTCAAACTGATGTGGGCGCTCACGCAGGCGAGGACGCCGCTGCGGTTGAGGGAATTGATGGAACGGAGCTTGGTGGGGGAGTTGGATGAGTAG
- a CDS encoding AIR carboxylase family protein, which yields MHVTLLLGSKSDMETADKVAAVLREFDIPSETVVASAHKVPEKVVELVRNLNEDPEPRVIITVVGMSNGLAGVVAGSSVHPVINCPPFKNLEEYMVDLNSSLRMPSDVPVMTVLHPKNAALAAVRIFAERNSDLREKLVKRIAKIKASY from the coding sequence ATGCACGTCACCCTCCTCCTCGGCAGCAAGTCGGACATGGAAACGGCGGATAAAGTCGCCGCAGTCCTCCGGGAATTCGACATTCCTTCGGAGACCGTGGTGGCCTCCGCGCACAAAGTGCCGGAAAAGGTGGTGGAGTTGGTGCGGAATTTGAACGAGGACCCCGAGCCGCGCGTGATCATCACGGTGGTGGGGATGAGCAACGGCCTTGCCGGTGTGGTGGCCGGAAGCTCCGTGCACCCGGTGATCAACTGCCCGCCCTTCAAGAACCTGGAGGAGTACATGGTGGATTTGAACTCCAGCCTCCGCATGCCTTCGGACGTCCCCGTGATGACGGTGCTGCACCCCAAGAACGCCGCCCTTGCCGCCGTGAGGATTTTTGCGGAGAGGAACAGCGACCTGCGCGAGAAGCTGGTGAAGAGGATCGCGAAGATCAAAGCATCGTATTAA
- a CDS encoding uracil-DNA glycosylase, with product MTDPITLDMLRAKLKEWKGCELHTTANPVLGEGNPKARVMFIGEAPGQREDELGRPFVGAAGQFLDELLGTIGLERSDVYITNVVKYRPPANRDPTPEEKEQCMPWLMLEIAVIKPRVVVPLGRHALGHFFTKLSITTAHGKPQTLTDTVTAFPIFHPAAALHNGNLRQSLYDDFKALGAFLKKEKIS from the coding sequence ATGACCGATCCGATCACGCTGGACATGCTCCGGGCAAAATTGAAGGAGTGGAAAGGCTGTGAGCTGCATACGACCGCCAATCCGGTGCTCGGCGAAGGGAACCCCAAGGCCCGCGTGATGTTCATCGGGGAGGCGCCGGGGCAGAGGGAGGACGAACTGGGCAGGCCGTTCGTGGGAGCGGCGGGACAGTTCTTGGACGAACTCTTGGGGACGATCGGGCTTGAGCGCTCGGACGTGTACATCACGAACGTGGTCAAGTACCGCCCGCCCGCCAACCGCGACCCCACGCCGGAAGAGAAAGAGCAGTGCATGCCCTGGCTCATGCTGGAGATCGCCGTCATCAAGCCGCGGGTCGTGGTACCGCTCGGCCGCCATGCGCTGGGCCACTTCTTCACCAAGCTGAGCATCACCACCGCGCACGGCAAGCCCCAGACCCTCACCGATACGGTGACCGCTTTCCCCATCTTCCATCCGGCCGCCGCCCTCCACAACGGCAACCTGCGCCAATCCCTGTACGATGACTTCAAGGCGCTGGGCGCGTTCCTCAAGAAGGAGAAGATTTCCTGA
- the pheS gene encoding phenylalanine--tRNA ligase subunit alpha, whose amino-acid sequence MTSSPTFDNLKAAIANASSLAELERVEQELYSRKHGAITQAMKRLGTLSPEERAKEGKALNAVKQDFTRLLEERKGALGAAALGSLAETDGIDVTLTLPEREHGHLHLIPEFIRQVEEVFGRMGFEVAEGPEVETEDNNFNLLNVPETHPARDAQDTFWIAEDSLPAHRSPATRDEGEPPGGRYVLRTHTSPVQVRYMQDHKPPLRIICPGKVYRKDADATHSPMFHQFEGLMIGKDVSLANMKAVMVTAIRELISPKAEFRFRTGFFPFVEPGLEVDMKWQGEEGQSREGKWLEIVGCGLVHPNVLRNCGIDPKEWQGFAFGFGIERMIMIKHQIPDIRALYNGDLRFLRQF is encoded by the coding sequence ATGACCTCTTCCCCCACCTTCGACAACCTGAAGGCAGCCATTGCCAACGCCTCTTCCCTCGCCGAGCTCGAACGCGTGGAGCAGGAGCTCTACTCGCGCAAGCACGGCGCCATCACGCAAGCCATGAAGCGCCTGGGGACGCTCTCCCCGGAGGAGCGCGCAAAGGAAGGCAAGGCGCTCAACGCCGTTAAGCAGGATTTCACGCGGCTGCTGGAGGAACGGAAGGGGGCGCTGGGCGCCGCCGCGCTGGGGTCGCTGGCGGAGACGGACGGGATTGACGTGACCTTGACGTTGCCGGAGCGCGAGCACGGACACCTGCACCTGATCCCCGAATTCATCCGGCAGGTGGAGGAAGTGTTCGGCCGCATGGGGTTCGAGGTGGCGGAGGGGCCGGAAGTGGAGACCGAGGACAACAACTTCAACCTGTTGAACGTCCCGGAAACGCACCCCGCGCGCGACGCGCAGGATACCTTTTGGATCGCGGAGGATTCCCTTCCTGCCCACCGTAGTCCCGCAACGCGGGACGAAGGCGAGCCGCCGGGAGGCCGGTACGTTCTGCGGACCCATACTTCCCCCGTGCAGGTGCGCTACATGCAGGACCACAAGCCCCCGCTGCGCATCATTTGCCCGGGCAAGGTGTACCGCAAGGATGCCGACGCCACACACTCCCCCATGTTCCACCAGTTCGAGGGGCTGATGATCGGCAAGGACGTGTCGCTCGCCAACATGAAGGCCGTGATGGTCACCGCCATACGCGAATTGATCTCCCCCAAAGCGGAGTTCCGGTTCCGCACGGGCTTCTTCCCCTTCGTGGAGCCGGGGCTGGAAGTGGACATGAAGTGGCAGGGGGAAGAAGGCCAAAGCCGCGAGGGCAAGTGGCTGGAGATTGTGGGTTGCGGACTGGTGCACCCCAACGTGCTCCGGAACTGCGGCATAGACCCTAAAGAGTGGCAGGGCTTCGCCTTCGGCTTCGGCATCGAACGGATGATCATGATCAAACACCAGATACCGGATATCCGCGCGCTCTATAACGGAGACTTGAGGTTCTTGCGACAGTTCTAA
- the pyrE gene encoding orotate phosphoribosyltransferase: MPYGERIAQFLLSIGAVKLRPREPFTWASGIKSPIYCDNRMIYSHPDARDYIVQSLASRVKGLHVPADVIAGTATAAIGWAALVADRMKLPFVYVRAKAKDHGAKKRIEGDMKPGKHIVVIEDLISTGGSSLSTVEALRNEGQGTVSDIVSIFSYEFLAARENALCENVSFHPLTTISTLLHVAMGDGRITDEESRMVHEFVTEPESWMKK, encoded by the coding sequence ATGCCCTACGGTGAACGCATCGCGCAGTTCCTGCTCTCCATCGGAGCCGTCAAGCTCCGCCCCCGGGAACCGTTCACCTGGGCGAGCGGCATCAAGAGTCCCATCTACTGCGACAATCGGATGATCTACAGTCATCCGGACGCGCGGGATTACATCGTGCAGTCGCTCGCTTCCCGCGTGAAGGGGCTGCACGTCCCCGCGGACGTCATTGCCGGCACGGCTACCGCCGCCATCGGCTGGGCGGCGCTCGTGGCGGACAGGATGAAGCTGCCTTTCGTGTACGTGCGCGCCAAGGCCAAGGACCACGGCGCCAAGAAGCGGATCGAGGGGGATATGAAACCGGGCAAGCACATCGTGGTGATCGAGGACCTCATCTCCACGGGCGGATCCTCCCTCTCTACGGTGGAGGCGCTGCGCAACGAGGGACAAGGGACGGTTTCCGATATCGTCTCCATCTTCAGCTACGAGTTCCTGGCCGCGCGTGAGAACGCCCTGTGCGAGAACGTCTCCTTCCACCCCCTCACCACCATTTCCACGCTCCTGCATGTGGCGATGGGCGACGGGAGGATCACGGACGAGGAATCGCGGATGGTCCACGAATTCGTTACGGAACCGGAGAGTTGGATGAAGAAGTGA
- the rsmG gene encoding 16S rRNA (guanine(527)-N(7))-methyltransferase RsmG: MVPPAFEPLLRPFGDFGGQAQLRQLVSAFLEENAKVNLSAFRTEEQCWIGNVLDSLAALELPQVTEAKTILDLGTGGGFPLLPLAITLPGTQCTGLDSVQKKTDAVGRIAASLDLPNVRLVTGRAEEFGRNTEYREQFDVVTSRAVAELNVLLEFAAPFVKPQGHIVLWKSVTIERELQDSLLARAELSTHLIKQHVYDLGETWGKRQLLVFQKTAPLSGKYPREVGVPGKKPLE, translated from the coding sequence ATGGTGCCTCCCGCGTTCGAACCCCTCCTTCGCCCCTTCGGGGACTTCGGAGGGCAGGCGCAGCTCCGGCAACTCGTCTCCGCCTTCCTGGAGGAGAATGCGAAGGTGAACCTCTCCGCGTTCCGCACGGAGGAGCAATGCTGGATAGGGAACGTGTTGGATTCGCTCGCGGCGCTGGAATTGCCGCAGGTGACCGAGGCGAAGACCATCCTCGATCTCGGGACCGGCGGCGGCTTCCCCCTCCTCCCCCTCGCCATCACGCTCCCCGGTACGCAGTGCACGGGTCTCGATTCCGTGCAGAAGAAAACGGATGCCGTGGGGCGCATCGCGGCTTCCCTCGACCTGCCCAACGTCCGTCTCGTGACCGGACGCGCGGAGGAATTCGGACGGAACACGGAATATCGCGAGCAGTTCGATGTGGTCACCTCCCGCGCCGTGGCGGAACTTAACGTGCTCCTGGAGTTCGCGGCGCCGTTCGTGAAGCCCCAAGGACACATCGTCCTGTGGAAGAGCGTGACCATCGAGCGGGAACTGCAGGATTCGCTCCTTGCGCGGGCGGAACTCTCCACGCATTTGATCAAACAGCACGTGTACGACCTGGGGGAGACATGGGGCAAACGGCAGTTGCTGGTGTTCCAAAAGACGGCACCCCTGAGCGGAAAGTACCCGAGGGAGGTGGGCGTGCCGGGGAAGAAGCCCTTGGAGTGA
- a CDS encoding RlmE family RNA methyltransferase, which produces MPKPYTPNDKWSQKAAAEGFRARSVYKLMELDRRFTLLAPGMTVLDLGAAPGSWLQYASRQVGEGGKVIGVDLQAIEEVAPNVSVHRFDITNDKKLEEMLEEEETGFVDLVLSDIAPNTSGVKDIDQWRSVELAHTVLAVAVRHLKKGGFCVIKVFRGGDFDELLRDMKVTGHWRDIRVSKVQASRDRSREVYLVMRKA; this is translated from the coding sequence ATGCCCAAGCCCTACACCCCCAACGACAAGTGGAGCCAGAAAGCGGCGGCCGAAGGCTTCCGTGCCCGCTCCGTCTACAAGCTCATGGAGCTGGACCGGCGCTTCACGCTCCTCGCCCCCGGCATGACCGTGCTGGACCTGGGCGCCGCGCCGGGGAGCTGGCTGCAGTACGCCTCCCGCCAGGTGGGGGAAGGCGGGAAGGTGATCGGGGTGGACCTGCAGGCGATTGAGGAAGTGGCGCCCAACGTCTCCGTGCACCGCTTCGACATCACGAACGACAAGAAATTGGAGGAGATGCTGGAGGAAGAGGAGACGGGTTTCGTGGACCTGGTGCTCTCCGACATCGCACCCAATACCAGCGGCGTGAAGGACATCGACCAGTGGCGTTCCGTGGAACTGGCCCACACCGTGCTGGCCGTGGCGGTGCGGCACCTGAAGAAGGGGGGTTTCTGCGTGATCAAGGTGTTCCGCGGCGGGGATTTCGACGAACTGCTGCGCGATATGAAAGTCACCGGGCACTGGCGCGACATCCGCGTCTCTAAAGTCCAGGCAAGCCGCGACAGGAGCAGGGAGGTCTACCTCGTGATGAGGAAAGCATAG
- a CDS encoding ATP-binding cassette domain-containing protein: MLSLQQVTVRHGKNTVLSDLSFSIEPGEFVCIVGDGGSGKTSLLSLFIGAENPSAGTVEVDGVDLRVIPPPAMQLYRRRVGMVFQDRKLLPHRTVAENVAFPLEAGEMNDRTIRKRVPAVLTYLGLEGKARAFPQELSAGEQARVALARAIIHKPAILLADEPLADLDPVQAKLVLKVLRDLHTLGSTVVLATHDAALAAALKARTITLKDGRAFDSARRQDPPAQASAPAEPTTEEEVTKAQRKAVSRIHPEPGRRVKITSIGAL; the protein is encoded by the coding sequence ATGCTTTCGCTGCAGCAAGTGACGGTGCGCCACGGGAAGAATACGGTCCTTTCGGACCTCTCGTTCTCCATCGAGCCCGGGGAGTTCGTGTGCATCGTGGGCGACGGCGGTTCGGGGAAAACCTCGCTCCTCTCCCTCTTCATCGGCGCGGAGAACCCCTCGGCCGGCACGGTGGAAGTGGACGGCGTGGACCTGCGCGTCATTCCCCCGCCCGCCATGCAGCTCTACCGCCGCCGGGTGGGCATGGTCTTCCAGGACCGCAAGCTCCTCCCCCACCGCACGGTGGCGGAGAACGTGGCGTTCCCGTTGGAAGCGGGAGAAATGAACGACCGCACCATCCGCAAGCGCGTCCCCGCCGTGCTCACCTACCTCGGTCTGGAGGGGAAGGCGCGCGCGTTCCCGCAGGAGCTCTCCGCGGGAGAACAGGCGCGCGTCGCGCTGGCGCGCGCCATCATCCACAAGCCCGCCATCCTCCTGGCCGATGAGCCTCTCGCGGACCTGGACCCGGTGCAGGCGAAACTGGTCCTCAAGGTCCTGCGCGACCTACACACGCTCGGCTCCACGGTGGTCCTGGCCACGCACGATGCCGCACTCGCCGCTGCGCTCAAAGCGCGCACCATCACCCTCAAGGACGGCCGCGCGTTCGACAGCGCGCGGAGGCAGGATCCCCCGGCCCAAGCTTCCGCCCCCGCGGAACCCACGACGGAAGAGGAAGTGACAAAGGCGCAGCGGAAGGCCGTCTCCCGGATCCACCCGGAGCCCGGCCGCAGGGTGAAGATCACGTCGATAGGGGCGCTGTGA
- the purM gene encoding phosphoribosylformylglycinamidine cyclo-ligase, with product MKKPPQLSYKEAGVDIDAANATKKEMANAMQSDDPRVMNKVGAFASLFEASFPGYKHPVLVFKTEEPGSKQLLSIKHGKVREICEDMLHHLFNDIAVMGAVPLTVQDLIVCGKMERDVVSTMVKSMAEICRKNGCTLTGGETSEQPGTLAAGTYVLGSSVVGIVEKSGIIDGSKIKKGDRVIAVASNGLHTNGYSLVRRLMEEKPEIVKETINDGATSVATDRGGESFLDAILKPHTNYLPGIRDLFDLPELHGMAHITGGGIAENLDRVLPADLDAAFDLSALRILPIFRVIREAGNVSDADMLRTFNMGAGLVMVADPKSAQLIRSHLDGKGLESAVIGEIVDGKKNVRFTGNLVW from the coding sequence ATGAAGAAGCCCCCCCAGCTCTCATATAAGGAGGCCGGCGTGGACATCGACGCCGCCAATGCGACGAAGAAGGAGATGGCAAATGCGATGCAGAGTGACGACCCCCGCGTGATGAACAAGGTGGGGGCTTTCGCCTCGCTCTTCGAAGCGTCCTTCCCCGGCTACAAGCATCCCGTCCTCGTCTTCAAGACGGAAGAGCCGGGGAGCAAGCAGCTCCTCTCCATTAAGCACGGGAAGGTGCGGGAAATCTGCGAGGACATGCTCCACCATCTCTTCAACGACATCGCGGTGATGGGCGCCGTCCCTCTCACGGTGCAGGACCTCATCGTCTGCGGAAAAATGGAACGCGATGTGGTGTCCACCATGGTGAAGTCCATGGCGGAGATCTGCCGCAAGAACGGGTGCACCCTTACGGGCGGCGAGACCTCGGAGCAGCCGGGGACCCTGGCGGCGGGAACGTACGTGCTCGGTTCCAGCGTGGTGGGGATCGTGGAGAAGAGCGGGATCATCGACGGGTCCAAGATCAAGAAAGGCGACCGGGTGATCGCCGTTGCTTCCAACGGCCTCCACACCAACGGCTACTCGCTGGTACGCAGACTGATGGAGGAGAAACCGGAGATCGTGAAGGAGACCATCAACGACGGCGCCACGTCGGTCGCGACCGACCGTGGCGGCGAGAGCTTCCTGGACGCCATCCTCAAGCCGCACACCAATTACCTTCCGGGCATCCGCGACCTGTTCGACCTCCCCGAGCTCCACGGCATGGCGCACATCACGGGCGGGGGGATCGCGGAGAACCTCGACCGCGTGCTCCCCGCGGACCTCGACGCCGCCTTCGACCTCTCCGCCCTCCGCATCCTTCCCATTTTCCGCGTGATCCGCGAAGCGGGGAACGTGTCCGATGCCGACATGCTCCGCACCTTCAACATGGGGGCGGGACTCGTGATGGTCGCCGACCCCAAGAGCGCACAACTGATCCGCAGCCATTTGGACGGGAAGGGGCTGGAAAGCGCCGTGATTGGGGAGATTGTGGACGGGAAGAAGAACGTACGTTTCACCGGGAACCTCGTCTGGTGA
- a CDS encoding zinc metalloprotease HtpX — protein sequence MARLKTTLLLAALTGLFLFIGYSFGGRQGAFLALGLAAVMNIGSYWFSDRIVLAMYGAKEISSSGNPRLHAMVRELAQHAGLPMPRLYLVNLPVPNAFATGRNERHAALAVTSGILEVLEEKELRAVLAHELSHVKNRDMLVSTIAATLAGALSYLAQMAYWGGLGGGGGWGNNRDRGGGAGAIVLILLSPLIATLLHLAVSRSREYLADESGAKISGDPLALASALRKIHASTRARPLIPQPRYEATAHLFIMNPFKPSFLLSLFSTHPPVEERVKRLEGMVNGRRRT from the coding sequence ATGGCACGACTCAAGACCACCCTCCTCCTCGCCGCCCTTACCGGGCTCTTCCTCTTCATCGGCTACTCCTTCGGCGGCCGACAGGGGGCATTCTTGGCGCTGGGGCTGGCCGCCGTGATGAATATCGGCTCCTACTGGTTCTCCGACCGCATCGTGCTGGCCATGTACGGGGCGAAGGAAATTTCCTCTTCGGGCAATCCCCGCCTCCACGCCATGGTGCGCGAACTGGCGCAGCATGCGGGGCTCCCCATGCCGCGCCTCTACCTGGTCAATCTGCCCGTCCCCAACGCCTTCGCCACCGGACGCAACGAGCGCCATGCGGCGCTGGCCGTCACCAGCGGCATTCTGGAAGTCTTGGAAGAGAAGGAGCTGCGCGCGGTGCTGGCGCACGAGCTTTCGCACGTGAAGAACCGCGACATGCTGGTTTCCACCATAGCCGCAACGCTCGCGGGGGCGCTCTCGTATCTGGCGCAGATGGCGTACTGGGGCGGGCTCGGGGGCGGCGGGGGCTGGGGCAACAACAGGGACCGGGGCGGGGGAGCGGGCGCCATCGTCCTCATCCTCCTCTCTCCGCTCATCGCCACGCTGCTGCATTTGGCGGTCAGCCGTTCGCGCGAATATTTGGCGGACGAGAGCGGCGCCAAGATAAGCGGCGACCCGCTGGCGCTGGCGAGTGCGCTGCGCAAGATCCATGCCTCCACGCGCGCGCGGCCGCTCATCCCGCAGCCCCGCTACGAGGCGACGGCGCACCTCTTCATCATGAATCCCTTCAAGCCTTCGTTCCTCCTCTCGCTCTTCTCCACCCATCCGCCCGTGGAAGAGAGGGTAAAACGGTTGGAGGGGATGGTAAACGGGAGGCGTAGGACGTAG
- a CDS encoding autorepressor SdpR family transcription factor has protein sequence MSDSVFKALSDPQRRQILKLLKKRDLNVSELRQYFRFTGPTLSHHLDILKRAGLVATERRGKFIYYSLNTSVLEDVLVSFSSFFSR, from the coding sequence ATGTCCGATTCTGTCTTCAAAGCCCTCTCCGACCCGCAGCGGCGCCAGATCCTCAAGCTCCTCAAGAAGCGGGACCTCAACGTCTCGGAGCTCCGGCAGTACTTCCGCTTCACCGGCCCCACGCTCAGCCACCATCTGGACATCCTCAAGCGCGCCGGCTTGGTGGCTACCGAGCGCCGCGGCAAGTTCATCTACTACTCCCTCAACACCTCCGTCCTGGAGGACGTCCTCGTTTCCTTCTCATCCTTCTTCTCCCGCTGA
- a CDS encoding SdpI family protein: MAHSPLQGSPLGSAPLSGARDIRQDMRWGRRPLVIIRWLLVAGLFALAAYLYPGLPEHIPTHWNLEGQADQFSPKTYGTWLIPGITLVMAILFPVFQRFDPKSANYAEFLHAWDVLQTAIVAFMAYIFCITMLATLDPAQSPLVGRYVVFGVGALFVVIGNYMGKIRQNWFVGLRTPWTLSDPETWNRSQRFGGWTFVLGGLAVMGEAFFWFHPGWVFFSILLLITLLPIAYSFLIFPRTNALATRGGKKSFLLLIVFCAAVAFAVAVGLRLLSSEDDWLCNNGQWIKHGNPQVPQPTVPCL, encoded by the coding sequence ATGGCGCACTCCCCTCTCCAAGGCTCCCCTCTCGGCTCCGCACCCCTCTCCGGCGCACGGGATATCCGGCAGGACATGCGGTGGGGCCGCCGGCCTCTGGTCATCATCCGATGGCTCCTCGTCGCCGGGCTGTTCGCGCTCGCGGCCTATCTCTACCCCGGCCTCCCCGAACACATCCCCACGCACTGGAACTTGGAAGGACAAGCCGACCAGTTCTCCCCCAAGACGTACGGTACGTGGCTGATCCCGGGGATCACGCTCGTCATGGCGATCCTCTTCCCCGTCTTCCAACGCTTCGACCCCAAGAGCGCGAACTACGCGGAGTTCCTGCACGCGTGGGACGTGCTGCAGACCGCCATCGTGGCGTTCATGGCCTACATCTTCTGCATCACCATGCTCGCGACGCTGGACCCCGCCCAATCCCCCCTCGTGGGACGCTACGTGGTGTTCGGCGTCGGTGCGCTGTTCGTGGTGATTGGCAATTACATGGGCAAGATCCGACAGAACTGGTTCGTGGGGCTGCGCACGCCCTGGACGCTCTCGGATCCCGAAACATGGAACAGAAGCCAGCGGTTCGGCGGCTGGACATTCGTGCTCGGCGGCTTGGCCGTGATGGGGGAAGCGTTCTTCTGGTTCCATCCGGGCTGGGTGTTCTTCTCCATCCTGCTGCTCATCACGCTCCTCCCCATCGCCTACTCCTTCCTCATCTTCCCGCGCACAAACGCCCTCGCCACGCGCGGGGGGAAGAAATCCTTCCTCCTCCTCATCGTCTTCTGCGCCGCGGTGGCGTTCGCCGTGGCCGTAGGCCTCCGCCTCCTCTCCTCGGAAGACGATTGGCTCTGCAACAACGGCCAATGGATAAAGCACGGGAACCCGCAAGTTCCCCAACCGACCGTCCCCTGCCTATGA